The region CCCGCTCAAAACCCCCAACCAGAAGCCTCTTCAGGTAGAGCTCGGGGGCTATTCTCAGGTAAACGTCTATGTCGAGGGCGTTGTAGTGGGTGATGAAGGGCTTTGCGGCCGCTCCCGAAGCTATAGGCTGAAGGATTGGGGTCTCAACCTCCAGAAAACCCCTGCTGTCGAGGAACTCCCTTATGGCCTTTATAACCTCGGTTCTGGTTCTGAATACCTCCCTGACCTCCGGGTTCACTATGAGGTCGAGGTAGCGCTGACGGTAGCGCTTCTCGGTATCTTTCAAGCCGTGCCACTTTTCGGGCAAGGGCCTTAAAGACTTGGTAAGGGGGGTGAGCTCCTTAACCTCAAGGGTCAGCTCGCCGGTTCTGGTTCTGAAAAGGGTCCCCTTTACCCCAACGATGTCGCCGATATCTATGAGCCTCTTAAAAACCTTGTTGTAGAACTCTTCCCCTACCGTGTCCCGCCTGATGTAGCACTGGAGCCTGCCGCTTTCGTCCTGAATGTGGAAGAAGGCGGCCTTGCCCATAACCCTCATGGAGACTATACGGCCGGCAAGGGAGAACTCCTGGGAGGGAAGCTCTTCTCCCTCGCGCTCCTCCTGGCTTTTCACCCTGCCGAAACGGGCAATAAGCTCACCGGCTTTGGCGTTAACGTCGAACTTATAGGCGTAGGGCTCGTAGCCGAGCTCTTTCAGCTTCTCTACCTTTTCCTTCCGCTGCTCTACTATCTTGTGCTCCAGACTCTTCTCCTCTGCCATCCTCTCTCTCCACTGGAAAGTTGGAATTTTCTGCCTAAAGTTTAGGCATTTAGAAGGGAAACTTCAAACTGAACCAAAGAAATTGAATAAAAGGAAAGTGTATAATTTACACGATTTTGAATCTACGATGATTGAGGGAGTCAGTGGTTAAACTCCTCGAGGCCGTAGGAAGGTGGGTAATCGCCTTCTTGGAGTTCTGGGGAAGGTGGTTCCTGCTCTCTGCAAAGGCCGTAACCCTTGCATTTAAGCCGCCGCTGAGGCTCAAGAGGTTTATCTACTACCTTGCAACCATAGGCTCAGACTCCATACCGGTGATAGCGGTAACGAGCCTGTTCACAGGCGGCGTTATCGCCCTTGAGACCTACAACGCCTTCCACAGGTTCAACGCAGAGTTCATGATAGGCGCGGTTGTGGCAATCTCGATGGCCAGGGAGCTCTCTCCGGTTCTCTCAGCGCTGCTCGTAACCGCCCGCTCGGGCTCTGCTATGGCAGCCGAGATAGGAACCATGAGGGTTACAGAGCAGATAGACGCCCTGGAGATGATGGCCGTAAACCCCATTAAGTTCCTCATAACCCCAAGGATATACGCCACAACCATTTCTCTGGTGTTCCTTACCGTTATAGCCGACATAATAGGCTACATAGGGGGATACCTGGTAAGCGTCCACATCTTCGGCGTTAACAAGACCCTCTACCTGAGGTACACCCAGAACTTCGCCCATATGGAAGACGTGTTTCACGGCCTCATAAAGGCCGCCGTTTTCGGCTTTCTCCTCTCCACTATAAGCTGCCTCTACGGATACTACACGAGAGGAGGAGCAAAAGGGGTCGGAGAGTCCACTACAAAGGCGGTTGTCTCTTCCTCGATAGCGATTCTCATATTCGACTACCTGATAACCTACCTGCTGAGGCTCTTTAACCTATGAGGGAAGCGATAATAGTTGAGAACCTGAAAAAGCGCTTCGG is a window of Thermovibrio ammonificans HB-1 DNA encoding:
- a CDS encoding MlaE family ABC transporter permease, which translates into the protein MVKLLEAVGRWVIAFLEFWGRWFLLSAKAVTLAFKPPLRLKRFIYYLATIGSDSIPVIAVTSLFTGGVIALETYNAFHRFNAEFMIGAVVAISMARELSPVLSALLVTARSGSAMAAEIGTMRVTEQIDALEMMAVNPIKFLITPRIYATTISLVFLTVIADIIGYIGGYLVSVHIFGVNKTLYLRYTQNFAHMEDVFHGLIKAAVFGFLLSTISCLYGYYTRGGAKGVGESTTKAVVSSSIAILIFDYLITYLLRLFNL